One part of the Actinotignum schaalii genome encodes these proteins:
- a CDS encoding metal ABC transporter permease: protein MIDFISPLELWGTYIFRTMLIGTTLIGVFSGIAGCLLYLRRQSLVSDVIGHSSILGVVAAFTVATLLGMDGRSMVVLVLGASAAAMCAVVLTNIIVAHSKVKADAAMAICLSLFYGGGMVCLRLLTHSHLPNRGGIDSYMFGNAANVRAGDLVTIAVFGLLTVAVILAFFKEIKLVTFDPVTAQLQGFSPRVLTPLMLVLVTIAIVIGIKGVGLILMVAFAIMPAAAARQWTHRMSSMMVLAGIFGGVAGAAGAYLSVCLGKVPTGPIVVLHLFVIFAFSLLAAPRRSIVVVALRQRRLRGDLATRALASAEVPVSAGAPGSATTTAPAAPGALAASGTMASGDASERSGQ from the coding sequence ATGATTGATTTTATTTCCCCACTGGAATTGTGGGGAACCTATATTTTCCGCACCATGCTCATCGGAACCACCCTCATCGGGGTGTTTTCCGGGATCGCTGGCTGCCTGCTTTACCTGCGCCGCCAGTCCCTGGTATCCGACGTTATCGGGCACAGCTCGATCCTCGGTGTGGTTGCCGCCTTCACGGTGGCCACCCTGCTGGGCATGGATGGGCGCTCGATGGTGGTCCTCGTGCTGGGGGCTAGCGCGGCGGCGATGTGCGCCGTCGTTCTCACCAATATCATCGTGGCGCATTCGAAAGTGAAGGCGGATGCCGCCATGGCCATCTGCCTCTCGCTGTTTTACGGCGGCGGGATGGTGTGCCTGCGGCTCCTCACCCATTCTCACCTGCCCAATCGTGGCGGGATCGACAGTTACATGTTCGGCAACGCGGCGAATGTGCGCGCCGGGGACCTGGTGACCATCGCGGTATTCGGGCTGCTCACCGTTGCGGTTATTCTCGCTTTCTTTAAAGAAATCAAATTGGTGACCTTCGATCCGGTGACGGCGCAATTGCAGGGTTTCAGCCCGCGCGTACTCACACCGCTCATGCTGGTGCTCGTCACCATCGCTATCGTTATTGGAATCAAGGGCGTGGGGCTTATTCTCATGGTCGCTTTTGCGATTATGCCGGCCGCGGCCGCGCGCCAGTGGACGCACCGCATGTCCTCGATGATGGTGCTGGCCGGGATTTTCGGCGGGGTTGCGGGCGCGGCGGGCGCGTACCTGTCCGTCTGCCTGGGCAAGGTTCCCACCGGCCCGATCGTGGTGCTCCACCTCTTTGTTATTTTCGCGTTCTCGCTGCTGGCCGCCCCGCGCCGCTCCATTGTGGTGGTGGCCCTGCGCCAGCGCCGCTTGCGCGGTGATCTTGCTACCCGGGCGCTGGCTTCCGCGGAGGTTCCGGTTTCTGCGGGCGCGCCAGGATCGGCGACGACGACGGCGCCTGCGGCGCCGGGCGCTCTGGCAGCTTCGGGCACTATGGCATCCGGGGATGCTTCAGAGAGGAGCGGGCAATGA
- the trpA gene encoding tryptophan synthase subunit alpha translates to MTKQVPIARAFSRGKAFIPFFTCGDPDLGTTAHIIRAAGRAGADLIEFGVPFSDPTAEGPVIQASSERALAGGATTDKIFEMIGQVRPDLECPFVIMTYANVVFSYGPERFARRCAEVGVSGVILPDVPFEEKGEFEGALAAHNVDLISLIAPTSEDRIEAIARAARGFLYVVSSMGVTGMRSNITTDVGAIVEKIRSVTDTPCAIGFGISSPEQAARMGALSDGVIVGSALVSRIHELAASGKSAEQIAADIAGRVSEFKNALR, encoded by the coding sequence ATGACTAAACAGGTACCCATCGCCCGGGCTTTTTCCCGCGGCAAAGCTTTTATTCCCTTCTTCACCTGCGGGGATCCAGATTTAGGTACGACGGCGCATATCATCCGCGCGGCCGGCCGGGCCGGTGCAGATCTTATTGAATTCGGCGTGCCTTTCTCTGATCCCACCGCCGAGGGCCCGGTCATCCAGGCTTCCTCGGAGCGGGCGCTAGCCGGGGGAGCCACAACGGACAAGATTTTTGAGATGATCGGCCAGGTGCGCCCGGATCTGGAGTGCCCCTTCGTCATCATGACCTACGCCAATGTGGTCTTTTCCTACGGCCCGGAGCGCTTCGCGCGCCGCTGCGCGGAAGTTGGGGTCTCCGGCGTGATCCTCCCCGATGTGCCTTTCGAAGAGAAGGGCGAATTCGAGGGGGCTTTGGCTGCGCATAACGTTGATCTCATTTCGCTGATTGCGCCCACGTCCGAGGATCGGATCGAGGCGATTGCGCGGGCCGCGCGCGGTTTCCTCTACGTGGTCTCCTCCATGGGGGTGACGGGCATGCGCTCGAATATCACCACCGATGTAGGGGCCATCGTGGAGAAAATCCGCTCGGTCACGGATACCCCCTGCGCGATTGGCTTCGGGATTTCTTCCCCGGAGCAGGCCGCCCGCATGGGGGCCCTCTCCGACGGGGTGATCGTGGGATCGGCCCTGGTTTCCCGGATTCACGAACTGGCGGCGTCCGGAAAGAGCGCGGAGCAGATAGCCGCGGATATCGCCGGCCGGGTGAGCGAATTCAAGAACGCGTTGCGGTGA
- a CDS encoding metal ABC transporter permease: MSFIVAVMLLAVVTAVTCALPGVFLVLRGQSMLVDAMSHAVLPGIVVGTILSGSTHSPVMVVCAALMGLVVVLGAQQLDRTRLLTGDASQGVIFPVLFALGILLLSTTLSHVHICQDTVLTGDLNLMALSPEHIIIGGYDIGPRTMWQLLAVCALNAIFIAVFFRVLKTDTFDGDFAATIGFPVRAVELGLMMLVSLTVVAAFNAAGAILVIALMVVPAATAILFARSLRHLLVLTLLIAVAEALLGFVLALYLDLATSAMMAFTDGVVFLSALAWYKLSGRAAARSHRRTLSVPAAAAGAAVPNGATEGAGATCVAGAARTAG, translated from the coding sequence ATGAGTTTCATTGTGGCAGTTATGTTGCTCGCGGTGGTGACCGCGGTGACCTGCGCGCTTCCGGGGGTGTTCCTGGTGTTGCGCGGGCAGTCCATGCTGGTGGATGCGATGTCGCACGCGGTGCTCCCCGGGATTGTGGTGGGCACGATTCTTTCCGGCTCCACGCATTCGCCGGTCATGGTGGTGTGCGCGGCGCTCATGGGTTTGGTGGTGGTGCTGGGTGCCCAGCAGCTGGATCGCACCCGGTTGCTCACCGGGGATGCCAGCCAGGGCGTGATTTTCCCGGTGCTTTTCGCCCTGGGTATTTTGCTGCTTTCGACCACGCTTTCCCATGTCCATATTTGCCAGGACACCGTGCTCACCGGGGATCTGAATCTCATGGCTTTGAGCCCGGAACATATCATTATCGGCGGTTACGATATTGGCCCGCGTACCATGTGGCAGCTGCTCGCGGTGTGCGCGCTCAACGCTATTTTCATCGCGGTGTTTTTCCGGGTGCTCAAGACAGATACTTTCGACGGTGATTTCGCTGCGACTATCGGCTTCCCGGTGCGGGCGGTGGAGCTGGGGCTCATGATGCTGGTGTCCCTGACCGTGGTGGCGGCTTTCAATGCCGCGGGGGCGATCCTGGTTATTGCCCTCATGGTGGTGCCGGCGGCCACGGCGATTCTGTTTGCTCGCTCGCTACGCCACCTCCTGGTTCTCACTCTCCTGATTGCGGTGGCCGAGGCGCTCCTCGGGTTCGTGCTGGCCCTGTATCTGGATTTGGCGACCTCGGCGATGATGGCGTTTACCGACGGGGTGGTGTTCCTGAGTGCGCTGGCCTGGTACAAGTTGAGCGGGCGCGCGGCGGCGCGTAGCCACCGGCGCACCCTGAGCGTGCCGGCCGCTGCCGCGGGTGCTGCCGTGCCTAACGGCGCGACGGAAGGCGCCGGCGCTACATGCGTGGCCGGCGCTGCCCGCACTGCCGGATAG
- a CDS encoding metal ABC transporter ATP-binding protein — MGSATTLACQIDHLSVAYQDTIAVSDVSLRVSPGQVVALLGPNGAGKSTVMKAALRLVPALAGEVTFFGEPLPRVRSRIAYVPQTATVDWDFPTTVGDVVLMGTYAQLGWLRRPGARQREAAAAAMERLGISNLAHRHINELSGGQQQRTFVARALAQHAELYLMDEPFAGIDITSQQAIMTLLRELVDEGKTVMIVHHDLQTVPDFCDSVVLLSGGKLVASGSVEEAFTADNIARAYGLSIALERK; from the coding sequence ATGGGATCCGCTACCACGCTGGCCTGTCAGATTGACCACCTGAGCGTCGCCTACCAGGATACGATCGCGGTGAGCGATGTTTCGCTCCGCGTCAGTCCGGGCCAGGTGGTGGCGCTTCTCGGCCCGAACGGCGCGGGGAAATCCACCGTCATGAAGGCGGCCCTGCGCCTCGTTCCGGCCCTCGCCGGGGAAGTCACCTTCTTCGGCGAACCACTCCCCCGGGTGCGTTCACGCATTGCTTACGTGCCGCAAACCGCCACCGTGGATTGGGATTTCCCGACCACGGTGGGCGACGTCGTGCTCATGGGTACGTACGCCCAGCTGGGCTGGCTGCGCCGCCCGGGCGCGCGCCAGCGCGAAGCTGCCGCAGCGGCCATGGAACGCCTGGGGATTTCCAATCTTGCCCACCGCCATATCAACGAGCTGTCCGGCGGCCAGCAGCAGCGCACCTTCGTGGCGCGCGCCCTGGCCCAGCACGCCGAGCTCTACCTCATGGACGAACCTTTCGCGGGTATCGATATCACCTCCCAGCAGGCAATCATGACGCTGCTGCGCGAGCTGGTTGATGAGGGGAAAACCGTCATGATCGTGCATCACGATTTGCAGACGGTCCCCGATTTCTGCGATAGCGTGGTGCTGCTCTCCGGCGGCAAACTGGTGGCGAGCGGAAGCGTGGAGGAGGCTTTCACCGCGGATAATATCGCGCGGGCCTACGGCCTTTCCATCGCCCTCGAACGCAAGTGA
- the trpC gene encoding indole-3-glycerol phosphate synthase TrpC — translation MPNILEQIAAATRERVARDKEQIPAARMRELAEALAAAPAPAEALAATPGSDPASFPFEAALRGPGLGFICEVKKASPSKGIIAEDFPYLDIARSYEAAGAEAMSVLTEPQWFLGSDSYLEEITRTVATPCLRKDFVVDSYQIYQAKTLGASAVLLICALLDTATLREYLQLAHSLGLSALVETHDAAEIDSAQATGARIIGINNRNLKDFSVDLATAGQLRATIESTALVVAESGVRGAADVEALAAGGADAVLVGEALMRSADKVGVLAQWRQAAARVVAPAQEKE, via the coding sequence GTGCCTAATATTTTGGAGCAGATCGCCGCCGCCACCCGCGAGCGGGTGGCCCGCGATAAAGAACAGATCCCCGCGGCCCGCATGCGCGAACTCGCCGAAGCGCTTGCCGCCGCACCCGCACCTGCCGAAGCACTCGCCGCCACCCCCGGAAGCGATCCGGCCAGTTTCCCCTTCGAGGCCGCCCTGCGCGGCCCCGGGCTCGGCTTCATCTGCGAAGTGAAAAAAGCCTCGCCCTCCAAGGGCATCATCGCCGAAGATTTCCCCTACCTCGATATTGCCCGCTCCTACGAAGCGGCCGGGGCGGAAGCTATGTCCGTGCTGACCGAACCGCAGTGGTTCCTCGGCTCGGATAGCTACCTGGAGGAGATCACCCGCACGGTTGCTACCCCCTGCCTGCGCAAAGATTTCGTGGTGGATTCCTACCAGATCTACCAGGCGAAAACGCTGGGGGCCAGCGCGGTGCTGCTCATCTGCGCGCTCCTGGATACCGCGACCCTGCGCGAGTACCTCCAGCTGGCTCATTCCCTCGGGCTGTCCGCCCTGGTGGAAACCCACGACGCCGCGGAAATTGATTCCGCACAGGCTACCGGCGCCCGCATTATCGGAATCAACAACCGCAATCTCAAAGATTTTTCGGTTGATCTGGCCACCGCGGGCCAGTTGCGGGCCACTATCGAGAGCACGGCCCTCGTCGTCGCCGAATCCGGGGTGCGCGGGGCCGCGGACGTGGAAGCGCTCGCGGCCGGCGGTGCCGATGCGGTGCTCGTGGGCGAAGCCCTCATGCGCAGCGCCGATAAAGTAGGGGTACTGGCCCAGTGGCGCCAGGCCGCGGCGCGCGTCGTCGCCCCCGCACAGGAGAAAGAGTAA
- a CDS encoding metal ABC transporter substrate-binding protein, giving the protein MKHSVKLAAIAAAGALALTSLTGCATDNKGASESPSTDSSKAAGLSVVATTGYLEDVIRNVAPEANVTTLVKPGGDPHTQELTTQDTQAIEKADLVVWTSHDMEHKMMGQLEKLGDRQIAAAEAIPEDKLLPWEEDGKIEGHDPHVWNSPENWQYVVTATATKLGEIDAANADLYKANAEEYNKKIAKAAEEAKAKFDKIPKENRVLITGHDAFNYLGASFGIEIHATDFVSSESEMSAVELNELATLIAERKVPVIFQDNLKNPEVIKHLQDAVREKGWHVEVSDNELFADTLSSEAPTNTYLGAFSYNVDSIVSALSQK; this is encoded by the coding sequence ATGAAACATTCTGTTAAGTTGGCCGCGATTGCCGCGGCCGGGGCTTTGGCACTCACATCCCTGACCGGCTGCGCCACCGATAATAAGGGCGCATCCGAATCGCCGTCCACCGACTCCTCAAAGGCCGCGGGCCTGTCGGTGGTGGCAACCACCGGTTACCTCGAAGATGTTATTCGCAACGTCGCTCCCGAGGCTAACGTAACCACCTTGGTCAAGCCCGGCGGTGATCCTCACACCCAGGAACTGACCACCCAGGACACCCAGGCCATCGAAAAGGCCGATCTTGTGGTGTGGACCTCCCACGATATGGAACACAAGATGATGGGCCAGCTCGAGAAGCTCGGCGACCGCCAGATCGCGGCCGCGGAAGCCATCCCGGAAGATAAGCTCCTCCCCTGGGAAGAAGACGGCAAGATCGAAGGCCACGACCCGCACGTGTGGAACTCCCCGGAGAACTGGCAGTACGTGGTGACGGCCACCGCCACCAAGCTCGGTGAGATCGACGCCGCGAACGCGGACCTCTACAAGGCCAACGCGGAAGAATACAACAAGAAGATCGCCAAGGCCGCCGAAGAAGCCAAGGCCAAGTTCGATAAGATCCCGAAGGAAAACCGCGTGCTCATCACCGGGCATGACGCCTTCAACTACCTGGGCGCTTCTTTCGGTATTGAAATTCACGCCACCGATTTCGTTTCCTCCGAATCGGAAATGTCCGCGGTGGAGCTCAACGAACTCGCCACCCTCATTGCCGAGCGCAAGGTTCCGGTGATCTTCCAGGACAACCTCAAGAACCCCGAAGTCATTAAGCACCTCCAGGACGCGGTGCGCGAAAAGGGCTGGCACGTTGAGGTCTCCGATAACGAGCTCTTCGCCGACACCCTCAGCTCGGAAGCCCCCACGAATACCTACCTGGGCGCTTTCAGCTACAACGTTGATTCCATCGTCAGCGCGCTGTCGCAGAAATAG
- a CDS encoding cell division protein PerM: MLTYSRRVALALAVIQPVVLTWITVVLICLLGYTLTAASPLLGDVTWQGAARLGGSLWLLALGTPLVTAGGHIGLMPLLLTALIAWLTVRFLRAIVVEDWWDVAIATLSGAGSAGVICLLSLPQSSLLHALVGGAVLGFAASQCAWLERPAWPGVAIIERGWRLIAPLAATLAAVSLLLVLAAVVLGFGRAQALHAAYLTDLTGTILFTLTQLLFAPALLVWALAYVTGAGFTVGSGAVFSALGGSFAPIPGLPVFGLLPDPALRPAWLLIIPILTGLAWGVIRSLRPRDWVSAAVGALELLVLVALAGQFATGGIGPGRMLEVGTRAPLLTGCVALTVLLPFALGYGARDFWTWVRALWERYRVRRALRPAPQQHDDAAHPAEPTSAAAVTPGGDAAVEHSAAPGGASALTADAAVTAPTAATAPAAPTAPAATAPAAPAATLHSVPTAATAPEPASSQPAAADWEERGKSEEK, from the coding sequence ATGTTAACGTATTCGCGCCGCGTGGCGCTCGCCCTGGCCGTTATCCAGCCCGTGGTCCTCACCTGGATCACGGTGGTGCTCATCTGCCTGCTCGGATACACCCTCACCGCCGCCTCCCCGCTGCTCGGGGACGTCACCTGGCAGGGCGCGGCACGCCTGGGCGGCTCCCTGTGGCTGCTCGCCCTCGGTACGCCGCTCGTAACCGCGGGCGGGCATATCGGCCTCATGCCGCTGCTCCTGACCGCCCTCATCGCCTGGCTCACGGTGCGTTTCCTGCGCGCCATCGTGGTGGAAGACTGGTGGGACGTGGCCATCGCCACGCTGAGCGGAGCGGGCAGCGCCGGCGTGATCTGCCTGCTTTCCCTCCCGCAATCATCCCTGCTTCACGCCCTCGTGGGCGGGGCGGTGCTCGGCTTCGCCGCCAGCCAATGCGCCTGGTTGGAACGCCCGGCCTGGCCCGGGGTAGCGATCATCGAACGCGGCTGGCGCCTCATCGCACCGCTGGCCGCCACCCTGGCCGCCGTGAGCCTCCTCCTGGTTCTTGCCGCGGTGGTGCTCGGCTTCGGGCGCGCCCAGGCCCTGCACGCCGCCTACCTCACCGACCTCACCGGCACGATCCTCTTCACCCTCACCCAGCTGCTTTTCGCCCCCGCGCTTTTGGTGTGGGCGCTGGCCTACGTAACCGGCGCCGGTTTCACGGTGGGCAGCGGCGCGGTCTTCTCGGCCCTGGGCGGCAGTTTCGCCCCCATCCCCGGCCTTCCCGTTTTCGGCCTGCTGCCCGACCCGGCCCTGCGCCCCGCCTGGCTCCTCATCATCCCCATCCTCACGGGCCTGGCCTGGGGCGTGATCCGCTCGCTGCGCCCGCGCGACTGGGTGAGCGCCGCGGTAGGTGCCCTGGAACTCCTGGTGCTCGTGGCCCTGGCCGGGCAATTCGCCACCGGCGGCATCGGCCCGGGCCGCATGCTCGAGGTCGGCACGCGCGCCCCGCTCCTCACCGGCTGCGTGGCGCTCACGGTGCTGCTGCCTTTCGCGCTCGGTTACGGCGCGCGCGACTTCTGGACGTGGGTGCGCGCCTTGTGGGAACGTTACCGGGTACGGCGCGCCCTGCGCCCCGCCCCACAGCAGCACGACGACGCCGCCCATCCAGCAGAGCCCACTTCCGCCGCCGCCGTGACGCCTGGCGGCGATGCGGCGGTGGAGCATTCCGCAGCGCCGGGCGGGGCGAGCGCACTCACCGCGGATGCCGCCGTCACGGCGCCCACGGCCGCAACTGCGCCAGCCGCGCCGACAGCACCGGCAGCCACGGCGCCAGCCGCGCCGGCCGCCACCCTGCACTCGGTTCCTACCGCCGCCACTGCCCCGGAACCAGCATCTTCTCAGCCCGCCGCCGCTGACTGGG
- the trpD gene encoding anthranilate phosphoribosyltransferase → MIKEAIIKVVSKQDLTYDEAYTVMNEIMGGESTPTQTAAFLAALSTKNARAETTDEISGCATAMREHADYFEVPFPTLEIVGTGGDNAHSFNISTTSMFVLAAGGVKVSKHGNRAASSLSGTADCLEALGVNINQDPDTCRRLLDEVGMCFMFAQLYHKSMKNVGAIRKELGFRTVFNILGPLTNPIHPEYQVLGVYDEYLVEPLARVLNDLGVHHGLVVYGQDKLDEISLSAPTTVCEVRNGEYRTFEMSPDVFGFNRATPADMLGGTPEENAQITRDILSGKITGPKRDVVQLNAGAGLYIAGKARSIAAGVDMAGDLIDSGSAYRKIDEFVEASRA, encoded by the coding sequence ATGATTAAAGAAGCCATTATTAAAGTTGTGTCCAAGCAGGATCTCACCTATGACGAGGCCTATACCGTTATGAATGAGATCATGGGCGGGGAAAGCACCCCCACCCAGACGGCAGCCTTCCTCGCCGCGCTGTCCACCAAGAATGCCCGGGCAGAAACCACCGATGAGATTTCCGGGTGCGCCACCGCGATGCGCGAACACGCCGATTACTTCGAGGTTCCTTTCCCCACCCTGGAAATCGTGGGAACCGGCGGGGATAACGCCCATTCCTTCAATATTTCCACGACCTCGATGTTCGTGCTGGCCGCCGGGGGAGTCAAGGTCTCCAAGCACGGCAACCGCGCCGCCTCCTCGCTGTCCGGGACCGCCGACTGCCTGGAAGCCCTCGGCGTGAATATCAACCAGGATCCCGATACCTGCCGGCGCCTCCTCGATGAGGTGGGCATGTGCTTCATGTTCGCCCAGCTTTACCACAAGTCCATGAAGAACGTGGGGGCGATCCGCAAGGAGCTCGGCTTCCGCACCGTCTTCAATATCCTCGGGCCGCTGACCAACCCGATCCACCCCGAATACCAGGTCCTCGGCGTTTACGATGAATACCTCGTCGAGCCCCTCGCCCGCGTCCTCAATGACCTGGGCGTCCACCACGGCCTGGTCGTCTACGGCCAGGATAAGCTCGATGAGATTTCCCTCTCCGCACCCACCACGGTCTGCGAAGTCCGCAACGGCGAATACCGCACCTTCGAAATGTCCCCGGATGTGTTCGGATTCAACCGGGCCACCCCGGCCGATATGCTCGGCGGCACCCCGGAAGAAAACGCCCAGATCACCCGCGATATCCTCTCCGGCAAGATCACCGGGCCCAAGCGTGACGTGGTCCAGCTCAATGCCGGGGCCGGGCTCTATATTGCCGGCAAGGCCCGCTCCATCGCCGCGGGCGTGGATATGGCCGGCGACCTCATTGACAGCGGCAGCGCCTACCGCAAGATCGACGAATTCGTGGAGGCATCGCGTGCCTAA
- the trpB gene encoding tryptophan synthase subunit beta, with protein sequence MTEGHTMESSTSGTSTPESGAPARPGRFGIHGGQFIPETLMPAIEELDAAYRHYRDDPEFNAELTDLFNNYAGRPSLLYYAERMTRDLGGAKIYLKREDLNHTGAHKINNVLGQALLAKKMGKTRLIAETGAGQHGVATATAAALFNMECVVFMGEEDTRRQALNVYRMRLLGADVVAVKSGTGTLKDAASEAFREWTGRVSDTHYCLGSVMGPHPFPTIVRDFQAVISREARAQILEAEGRLPDAVIACVGGGSNAAGSFYNFVDDAGVRLIGAEAAGRGVDTPDTAATIATGTEGIFHGMKSYFCQDEFGQIAPVYSISAGLDYPGIGPEHAYWHDIGRAEYVPVTDAEAVDAFEYLSRTEGIIPAIESAHALAHAMKIAPDMPGKIIIVTLSGRGDKDVAAIARYRGEDIHD encoded by the coding sequence ATGACCGAAGGACACACGATGGAAAGCTCCACCTCGGGAACCTCCACGCCGGAATCCGGCGCGCCCGCGCGCCCGGGCCGTTTCGGTATCCACGGCGGGCAGTTCATCCCGGAAACTCTTATGCCGGCCATCGAAGAGCTGGACGCCGCCTACCGGCACTACCGCGACGACCCGGAATTTAACGCCGAACTCACCGATCTTTTCAATAATTACGCGGGCCGGCCCTCTCTCCTCTACTACGCGGAGCGGATGACGCGCGACCTGGGCGGCGCGAAAATCTACCTCAAACGCGAGGATCTCAACCACACCGGCGCCCACAAAATCAATAACGTGCTCGGCCAGGCGCTGCTCGCCAAGAAAATGGGCAAAACCCGCCTCATCGCGGAAACCGGGGCCGGCCAGCACGGGGTTGCCACCGCCACCGCCGCCGCGCTTTTCAATATGGAATGCGTGGTGTTCATGGGGGAGGAAGATACCCGCCGCCAGGCCCTCAACGTGTACCGGATGCGGCTGCTGGGCGCGGATGTGGTCGCGGTCAAATCCGGAACCGGCACCCTCAAAGACGCCGCCAGCGAAGCGTTCCGCGAATGGACCGGGCGGGTCAGCGATACCCACTACTGCCTCGGCTCGGTTATGGGCCCGCATCCCTTCCCCACGATCGTGCGTGATTTCCAAGCGGTTATTTCCCGCGAGGCCCGCGCCCAGATCCTGGAAGCCGAAGGGCGCCTGCCCGATGCGGTCATCGCTTGCGTGGGCGGCGGCTCGAACGCGGCCGGTTCTTTCTATAACTTCGTGGATGATGCGGGCGTGCGCCTCATCGGCGCGGAAGCGGCCGGGCGGGGCGTGGATACCCCGGATACCGCCGCGACCATCGCCACCGGCACCGAAGGCATTTTCCACGGCATGAAATCCTATTTCTGCCAGGATGAATTCGGGCAGATTGCCCCGGTGTACTCCATCTCGGCCGGCCTGGACTATCCGGGGATTGGCCCCGAACACGCCTACTGGCATGATATCGGGCGCGCAGAATACGTCCCGGTCACCGATGCGGAGGCCGTGGATGCTTTCGAATACCTTTCGCGCACCGAGGGGATCATTCCCGCGATTGAATCGGCGCACGCCCTCGCGCACGCCATGAAGATCGCCCCGGATATGCCGGGCAAGATCATTATCGTCACGCTCTCGGGCCGCGGGGATAAGGACGTTGCGGCCATCGCGCGCTACCGGGGAGAAGATATTCATGACTAA